One Aegilops tauschii subsp. strangulata cultivar AL8/78 chromosome 7, Aet v6.0, whole genome shotgun sequence genomic window carries:
- the LOC109762925 gene encoding tryptophan synthase beta chain 1, with amino-acid sequence MAASAIRNPSPAAAVAAPLPSRAVLRMVTPSARRGASVVASASMRPAKAVAAEAPSPVAERVNGAEVAGAGIARPDALGRFGKFGGKYVPETLMHALTELEAAFHALADDEDFQKELDGILKDYVGRESPLYFAERLTEHYKRADGTGPLIYLKREDLNHTGAHKINNAVAQALLAKKLGKQRIIAETGAGQHGVATATVCARFGLECIIYMGAQDMERQALNVFRMKLLGAEVRPVHSGTATLKDATSEAIRDWVTNVETTHYILGSVAGPHPYPMMVREFHKVIGKETRRQAMDKWGGKPDVLVACVGGGSNAMGLFHEFVDDQDVRLIGVEAAGHGVDTDKHAATLTKGEVGVLHGSLSYVLQDADGQVIEPHSISAGLDYPGVGPEHSFLRDIGRAEYDSVTDQEALDAFKRTSRLEGIIPALETSHALAYLEKLCPTLPDGVRVVLNCSGRGDKDVHTASKYLEV; translated from the exons ATGGCCGCCTCGGCAATCAGAAACCCTAGcccagccgccgccgtcgccgcgcctcTGCCCTCCCGCGCGGTGCTGCGGATGGTCACGCCGTCGGCCCGGAGAGGCGCGTCCGTCGTGGCGTCCGCGTCAATGCGGCCGGCCAAGGCGGTCGCGGCGGAGGCGCCCTCCCCCGTCGCCGAGAGGGTGAACGGGGCCGAGGTGGCGGGGGCCGGCATCGCGAGGCCCGACGCGCTCGGCAGGTTCGGCAAGTTCGGGGGCAAGTACGTGCCGGAGACCCTCATGCACGCCCTCACCGAGCTCGAGGCCGCCTTCCAcgcgctcgccgacgacgaggacTTCCAG AAAGAACTCGATGGTATCCTCAAGGATTATGTGGGCCGCGAGAGCCCGCTATACTTTGCGGAGCGCCTGACGGAGCACTACAAGCGTGCTGATGGCACTGGCCCACTGATTTACCTCAAGAGGGAGGATCTGAACCACACCGGTGCTCACAAGATCAACAATGCTGTGGCACAAGCTCTGCTTGCCAAGAAGCTTGGGAAGCAGCGTATTATTGCTGAGACTGGTGCTGGTCAGCATGGGGTTGCCACTGCCACAGTGTGTGCTCGGTTTGGGCTGGAGTGCATCATCTACATGGGTGCACAAGATATGGAGAGGCAGGCGCTTAACGTTTTCAGGATGAAGCTTCTTGGGGCAGAG GTAAGGCCAGTACATTCTGGGACTGCAACGCTGAAGGATGCTACCTCGGAGGCCATCCGTGACTGGGTCACCAACGTAGAGACCACACACTACATTTTGGGCTCAGTTGCGGGTCCACACCCATACCCGATGATGGTGAGGGAGTTCCATAAGGTGATCGGCAAGGAGACCCGTAGACAGGCGATGGACAAGTGGGGTGGCAAGCCTGACGTGCTGGTTGCTTGCGTTGGTGGTGGATCAAATGCCATGGGTCTCTTCCATGAGTTTGTTGATGATCAGGATGTAAGACTGATTGGAGTGgaggctgctggtcatggtgtaGACACTGACAAGCACGCTGCAACATTGACAAAGGGGGAAGTCGGAGTTCTCCATGGATCTCTGAGTTATGTATTGCAGGATGCTGATGGACAAGTTATTGAGCCCCACTCCATCAGTGCTGG GTTGGATTACCCAGGTGTTGGACCTGAGCATAGTTTCTTGAGGGATATTGGACGTGCTGAATATGATAGTGTGACAGATCAGGAGGCATTGGACG CTTTCAAGCGCACCTCTCGGCTGGAGGGCATCATCCCTGCCCTGGAGACATCCCACGCACTGGCTTACCTGGAGAAGCTCTGCCCAACACTGCCGGACGGTGTGAGGGTGGTTCTCAACTGCAGTGGAAGAGGAGACAAGGATGTCCACACAGCCAGCAAGTACCTTGAAGTCTAG